In Geminocystis sp. NIES-3708, a single window of DNA contains:
- the thrB gene encoding homoserine kinase yields MSQSNSILIQVPATTANLGSGFDCIGTALSLYNQFEFSLSNNDKTTFQVIGDGADKISLKEDNLLYQSFLHFYQHINLTPPAIDTKISINVPLARGLGSSATAIVAGLLAANYFSTQKLSQDDLINLAIAIEGHPDNVVPAFLGNCILSVGEDSKWHFVPITSNPDIKFIVAIPNFELSTEAARAVLPKQLSYSDAIFNIAHLGLLIKGLETGNPDWLTEALKDKLHQPYRKSLITGYDDIYEAVIKAKGYGMVISGAGPSLLALSSSLYADDVINAMKNTWQNIGIKADVKSLNLDTQGATIE; encoded by the coding sequence ATGAGTCAATCTAATTCTATTCTTATTCAAGTACCCGCCACAACGGCTAATTTAGGCTCTGGCTTTGATTGTATCGGTACTGCGTTAAGTCTTTATAATCAATTTGAATTTAGTTTAAGTAATAACGATAAAACTACTTTTCAAGTTATTGGTGATGGTGCAGATAAAATTAGTTTGAAAGAAGATAACTTGCTTTATCAATCTTTTTTACATTTTTATCAACACATCAATTTAACGCCTCCTGCCATCGATACTAAAATTAGCATAAATGTCCCCTTAGCTAGAGGTTTAGGTAGTTCAGCAACAGCCATTGTGGCGGGTTTATTAGCGGCTAATTATTTTTCCACCCAAAAGCTTTCTCAAGATGATTTGATTAATTTAGCGATCGCCATTGAAGGTCATCCAGATAATGTTGTCCCTGCATTTTTAGGTAATTGTATTTTATCTGTAGGCGAAGATAGTAAATGGCATTTTGTTCCCATTACTTCTAATCCTGATATTAAGTTTATTGTGGCAATACCTAATTTTGAATTATCAACAGAAGCGGCTAGAGCAGTATTACCAAAACAATTAAGTTATTCGGATGCTATTTTTAATATCGCGCATTTGGGGTTATTAATTAAAGGTTTAGAAACAGGTAATCCAGATTGGTTAACGGAAGCCTTGAAAGATAAATTACATCAACCATATCGTAAAAGTTTAATCACTGGTTATGATGATATTTATGAGGCAGTGATTAAAGCAAAAGGTTACGGAATGGTAATTAGTGGTGCAGGTCCAAGTTTATTAGCTTTAAGTTCTAGTCTATACGCTGATGATGTTATTAATGCAATGAAAAATACATGGCAAAATATAGGAATAAAAGCTGATGTTAAGAGTTTAAATTTAGATACTCAAGGGGCAACTATAGAATAA
- a CDS encoding allophycocyanin subunit alpha-B yields the protein MSIVSQVILKADDELRYPSSGELQGIKSFLDSGLQRLKIVETLTENEKKIVEKASRELFRKRPDFRASGGNASGQKQYNQCLRDFGWYLRLATYGILSGDKEPIESIGLIGAKEMYNSLGVPLDGMVESIRCLKEASLGLLSKEEAEEAAPYFDYMAQFMS from the coding sequence ATGAGCATAGTTAGTCAAGTTATTCTCAAAGCAGATGATGAATTACGCTACCCCAGCAGTGGCGAATTACAAGGAATTAAGTCTTTTTTAGACTCAGGTTTACAAAGATTAAAAATTGTTGAAACTTTAACAGAAAACGAAAAAAAAATCGTTGAAAAAGCTAGTCGAGAGTTATTTAGAAAACGCCCTGATTTTCGTGCATCGGGTGGTAATGCCTCTGGACAAAAACAGTATAATCAGTGTTTAAGAGATTTTGGCTGGTATTTACGTTTAGCCACTTATGGTATTTTATCAGGAGATAAAGAACCTATTGAAAGCATCGGTTTAATAGGAGCTAAAGAAATGTATAATTCCTTGGGAGTGCCTTTAGATGGAATGGTGGAGTCTATTCGTTGTCTTAAAGAAGCGTCTTTAGGTTTACTGAGTAAAGAAGAAGCGGAAGAAGCAGCACCTTATTTCGATTATATGGCTCAATTTATGTCTTAA
- the sir gene encoding sulfite reductase, ferredoxin dependent, with amino-acid sequence MTESSTIQKKSSKVEGIKDRSNFLREPIATELQQNTTHFSEDGIQILKFHGSYQQDNRDNRVKGQEKDYQFMLRTRNPGGFIPPQLYLALENLSEEYGNQTLRVTTRQGYQIHGILKKNLKAVISRIVKNMGSTLGACGDLNRNVMAPPAPYKNRPDYQYAWEYAEKIADLLTPQTGAYYEIWLDGEKAITAEESPEIKAYRQKDLNGSNFTDSEEPIYGTHYMPRKFKCSVTVPGDNSIDIYTHDLSLVVITNKKGELEGFNILAGGGLGRTHRKNETFARSADKIGYVKKEDVFDLVKAVVATQRDYGDRTDRRHARMKYLINDWGVEKFTTKLEEFFGKKLESFKPLPEWQYEDYLGWHEQGDGKLFIGISVENGRVKNEGKLQLKEALKKVIEKYELPTRLTANHNIILYEIDPQWQEDISQIFITHGIEINPENVNHLTRYSMACPALPTCGLATTESERILPSILERIDVLLAQLGIPEENIVIRMTGCPNGCARPYMAELGFVGDSPNVYQMWLGGCPNQTRLARVYVDKLNIANLEKFLEPLFVFFRDSKQKKETFGDFCNRLGFDALRTFADTYQPTNKKIVKKGEKQPRKKRNEHRISVNEEWYQKLKTTSSEQKKGMNQIVSEALAAYFGE; translated from the coding sequence ATGACAGAAAGTTCCACTATTCAGAAAAAAAGCTCTAAAGTAGAAGGTATTAAAGACCGTAGTAATTTTTTAAGAGAGCCAATAGCTACAGAGTTACAACAAAATACAACCCATTTTAGTGAAGACGGTATTCAAATTCTGAAATTTCACGGTTCATATCAACAAGATAATCGAGATAATAGAGTAAAAGGTCAAGAAAAAGATTATCAATTCATGTTACGCACCCGTAATCCCGGTGGTTTTATTCCTCCGCAACTATATCTCGCCCTCGAAAACTTATCCGAAGAATATGGTAATCAGACACTGAGAGTTACAACCAGACAAGGTTATCAAATTCACGGAATTCTTAAAAAAAATCTCAAGGCAGTAATTAGTCGTATTGTTAAAAATATGGGCTCAACTTTAGGAGCTTGTGGTGACTTAAATCGTAACGTGATGGCACCTCCAGCACCCTATAAAAATCGCCCTGATTATCAGTATGCGTGGGAATATGCGGAAAAAATCGCTGATTTACTCACCCCTCAAACTGGTGCGTATTATGAAATTTGGTTAGATGGCGAAAAAGCTATTACCGCAGAAGAATCCCCAGAAATTAAAGCTTATCGTCAAAAAGATCTTAATGGTAGTAACTTCACCGATTCTGAAGAGCCTATTTATGGCACTCATTATATGCCTCGTAAGTTCAAATGTTCAGTTACCGTTCCAGGAGATAACTCTATTGATATTTATACCCATGATCTTAGTTTAGTGGTTATTACCAATAAAAAAGGAGAATTAGAAGGTTTTAATATTCTTGCAGGAGGAGGCTTAGGGCGCACCCATCGTAAAAATGAAACCTTTGCCCGTAGTGCTGATAAAATTGGATATGTAAAAAAAGAGGATGTTTTTGATTTAGTTAAAGCCGTAGTAGCCACTCAACGAGATTATGGGGATCGTACAGATAGAAGACACGCTCGGATGAAATACTTAATTAATGATTGGGGGGTAGAAAAATTTACCACTAAATTAGAAGAGTTTTTCGGTAAAAAATTAGAGAGTTTTAAACCATTACCAGAATGGCAATATGAGGACTATTTAGGATGGCATGAGCAAGGAGACGGAAAACTATTTATTGGTATTTCTGTTGAAAATGGACGAGTAAAAAATGAAGGGAAATTGCAATTAAAAGAAGCCTTAAAAAAAGTCATTGAAAAATATGAATTACCAACTCGTTTGACAGCTAACCATAACATTATTCTTTACGAAATTGATCCTCAATGGCAAGAAGATATAAGCCAAATTTTTATAACTCACGGCATAGAAATTAACCCTGAAAATGTTAATCATCTTACCCGTTATTCCATGGCTTGTCCAGCATTACCCACTTGCGGATTAGCTACCACAGAATCAGAGCGAATTTTACCAAGTATTTTAGAAAGAATTGATGTCTTATTAGCTCAATTAGGTATCCCAGAAGAAAACATCGTTATTCGCATGACAGGATGTCCGAATGGTTGTGCTCGCCCTTATATGGCAGAATTAGGCTTTGTAGGAGATTCACCCAATGTTTATCAAATGTGGCTAGGTGGTTGTCCGAATCAAACTCGTTTAGCTAGAGTTTATGTAGATAAATTAAATATAGCTAACCTAGAAAAATTTTTAGAACCATTATTTGTTTTTTTCCGTGACAGTAAACAAAAAAAAGAGACTTTTGGGGATTTTTGTAATCGTCTTGGTTTTGATGCTTTACGCACATTTGCTGATACATATCAACCTACTAACAAAAAAATAGTTAAAAAAGGTGAAAAACAACCTCGTAAAAAACGTAATGAACATCGTATCAGTGTTAATGAGGAATGGTATCAAAAGTTAAAAACTACTTCCAGTGAACAGAAAAAAGGTATGAATCAAATTGTTTCGGAAGCCTTAGCTGCTTATTTTGGTGAGTAA
- a CDS encoding SufE family protein has translation MVSNSFTRPENLDKIVEKFKRRDNPKQKYEQLLWYGKKLAPMSEEGKTEENKVLGCVSQVYITSKLEEDKIFYQGDSDAQLVKGLVAFLIEGLNGLTPTQILTLTPDFIEETGLQVSLTPSRANGFLNIFKKMQQQALLLSSTH, from the coding sequence ATGGTATCCAATTCTTTCACAAGACCTGAAAACCTTGATAAAATAGTTGAAAAATTTAAGCGTCGTGATAATCCGAAACAAAAATATGAGCAGTTACTCTGGTATGGGAAAAAACTAGCACCGATGTCAGAAGAAGGAAAAACGGAAGAGAATAAAGTGTTAGGATGTGTTTCTCAGGTTTACATAACTTCTAAATTAGAAGAAGATAAAATATTTTATCAAGGAGATTCTGATGCACAATTAGTTAAAGGATTAGTTGCATTTTTGATTGAAGGTTTAAACGGATTAACTCCTACACAAATTCTTACTTTAACCCCTGACTTTATTGAGGAAACTGGATTACAAGTTAGTCTCACCCCTTCTCGTGCTAATGGCTTTCTTAATATTTTTAAAAAAATGCAACAACAAGCCTTACTTTTAAGTAGCACTCATTAA
- a CDS encoding NAD(P)-dependent alcohol dehydrogenase, with translation MTTVNAYAASEVDGTLKPFQYELGEIGAYEVDIAVKHCGICHSDLSMLENAWGVTQYPFVPGHEVIGTVRAIGKDVTNLKIGDYVGLGWHSGYCLTCQQCLTGYQNMCNNAVGTIVGRHGGFADIVRAKVPSVIKLPDNIDATTAGPLFCGGITVFNPLIQFNILPTASVGVIGIGGLGHMALQFLRAWGCRVTAFTSSESKKEEALKLGAHDTLNSRDPEILSSAKGRFDLILSTVNVKLDWNGYLETLKPQGRLHLLGAVIEPVNLNVMSMIFGQKSVSGSPVGSPAIIAQMLEFCQLHNIKPVTEHFPMSQVNQAMARLKSGKARYRIILDQD, from the coding sequence ATGACTACTGTTAATGCTTATGCCGCTAGTGAAGTAGATGGAACTTTGAAACCTTTTCAGTATGAATTGGGAGAAATTGGTGCTTATGAAGTTGATATTGCTGTTAAACATTGTGGTATTTGCCATAGTGATTTAAGTATGTTGGAAAATGCTTGGGGTGTGACACAATATCCCTTTGTACCAGGGCACGAAGTAATTGGAACAGTTAGAGCCATCGGCAAAGATGTAACTAATCTAAAGATAGGTGATTATGTTGGTTTAGGATGGCATTCAGGTTACTGTTTAACTTGTCAGCAATGCTTAACTGGCTATCAGAATATGTGTAACAATGCTGTAGGAACAATTGTAGGCAGACATGGAGGTTTTGCTGATATTGTCAGAGCAAAAGTGCCTAGTGTAATCAAATTACCTGATAATATTGATGCCACTACAGCAGGACCATTATTTTGTGGTGGTATTACAGTATTTAATCCCTTAATCCAGTTTAATATTTTACCAACTGCTAGTGTGGGGGTTATTGGTATTGGTGGTTTAGGTCACATGGCTTTACAGTTTTTACGAGCATGGGGTTGTCGAGTTACCGCATTTACTTCCAGTGAATCGAAAAAAGAAGAAGCCTTAAAATTGGGAGCCCATGATACTCTTAATTCCAGAGACCCAGAAATTCTCTCATCAGCTAAAGGACGTTTTGATCTAATTTTGTCCACAGTGAACGTCAAACTTGATTGGAATGGTTATTTAGAAACTTTAAAACCACAAGGTCGTCTTCATCTATTAGGTGCTGTAATTGAACCTGTGAATCTTAATGTTATGTCGATGATTTTTGGACAGAAATCTGTATCGGGTTCTCCTGTAGGAAGTCCTGCAATCATTGCTCAGATGCTAGAATTTTGTCAACTTCATAATATTAAACCTGTAACCGAACATTTTCCTATGAGTCAAGTTAATCAAGCAATGGCACGTCTAAAATCAGGAAAAGCTCGTTATCGTATCATTCTCGATCAAGATTGA
- the ndhC gene encoding photosynthetic/respiratory NAD(P)H-quinone oxidoreductase subunit C, with the protein MFVLSGYEYFLGFLIISSSVPILALTASKLLRPKTGGPERHITYESGMEPFGGAWIQFNIRYYMFALVFVVFDVETVFLYPWAVAFNTLGLLAFIEALIFISILVLALVYAWRKGALEWS; encoded by the coding sequence ATGTTTGTTCTTAGTGGTTACGAATATTTTTTAGGTTTTTTAATTATTAGCAGTTCTGTTCCTATTTTAGCTTTAACCGCATCTAAATTACTACGACCAAAAACAGGTGGTCCTGAAAGGCACATTACCTATGAGTCTGGAATGGAACCTTTTGGCGGTGCATGGATTCAATTTAATATTCGCTACTATATGTTTGCTCTTGTATTTGTGGTTTTTGATGTGGAAACAGTCTTTCTATATCCTTGGGCTGTTGCCTTCAATACTTTAGGTTTATTAGCTTTCATCGAAGCCCTAATTTTTATTTCTATTCTCGTTCTTGCTTTAGTTTATGCCTGGCGTAAAGGTGCTTTAGAATGGTCATAA
- the ndhK gene encoding photosynthetic/respiratory NAD(P)H-quinone oxidoreductase subunit K, with protein sequence MSNSTPDLATLQKQATEKILNPIARSQVTQDLSENVILTTVDDLHNWARLSSLWPLLYGTACCFIEFAALIGSRFDFDRFGLVPRSSPRQADLLITAGTVTMKMAPALVRLYEQMPEPKYVIAMGACTITGGMFSSDSTTAVRGVDKLIPVDVYIPGCPPRPEAIFDAIIKLRKKVANESIQERGTVQSQTHRYYSTTHNLKVVEPILTGEYMRSKTRHNPPAELAAAMGLPVSPALETTTAKQEVE encoded by the coding sequence ATGAGTAATTCCACACCAGATTTAGCTACACTACAAAAACAAGCTACAGAAAAAATCCTTAACCCCATTGCTAGAAGTCAGGTAACACAGGATTTATCGGAAAATGTAATTCTTACCACCGTTGATGATTTACATAACTGGGCTAGGCTTTCTAGTTTATGGCCTTTACTTTATGGTACAGCTTGTTGCTTTATCGAATTTGCGGCTTTAATTGGCTCTCGATTCGATTTTGATCGATTTGGGTTAGTTCCCCGTTCAAGTCCCCGTCAAGCAGATTTACTCATCACTGCGGGAACAGTTACGATGAAGATGGCACCTGCTTTAGTGCGTTTATATGAACAAATGCCCGAACCTAAATATGTTATTGCCATGGGTGCTTGTACTATTACAGGTGGAATGTTTAGCAGTGACTCGACTACGGCAGTTAGGGGTGTAGATAAATTAATCCCCGTTGATGTTTATATTCCGGGTTGTCCTCCTCGTCCTGAAGCTATTTTTGATGCTATTATCAAACTCAGAAAAAAAGTTGCTAATGAATCTATACAAGAACGAGGCACTGTTCAAAGTCAAACTCATAGATATTATTCCACAACCCATAATTTGAAAGTTGTTGAACCAATCTTGACAGGAGAATATATGCGCAGCAAAACTAGACATAATCCACCAGCTGAATTAGCTGCGGCGATGGGATTACCGGTCTCTCCCGCTTTAGAAACTACGACAGCAAAACAAGAGGTAGAATAA
- a CDS encoding NAD(P)H-quinone oxidoreductase subunit J, giving the protein MTEVNNTPENTENAPLVQAGVASQWLTENGFDHQSLEKDHSGIELIKVEAEYLIPIATALYAYGFNYLQCQGAYDLGAGKELVSFYHLIKVSDNVTSPEEIRIKVYLNREDPKVPSLYWIWKAADWQERESYEMYGIIYEGHPNLKRLLMPEDWIGWPLRKDYISPDFYELQDAY; this is encoded by the coding sequence ATGACCGAAGTTAATAATACTCCTGAAAATACCGAAAATGCACCTTTAGTTCAAGCAGGTGTAGCTTCTCAGTGGCTAACAGAAAATGGTTTTGATCATCAATCCCTCGAAAAAGATCACTCAGGCATAGAATTAATCAAAGTTGAAGCTGAATATTTAATTCCCATTGCTACTGCTTTATATGCCTACGGCTTTAATTATCTCCAATGTCAAGGTGCTTATGATTTAGGAGCGGGAAAAGAGTTAGTAAGTTTTTATCATCTTATTAAAGTTAGTGATAATGTTACAAGCCCCGAAGAAATACGTATAAAAGTATATCTTAATCGGGAAGATCCTAAAGTACCTTCTCTATATTGGATTTGGAAAGCCGCCGATTGGCAAGAAAGAGAAAGCTACGAAATGTATGGCATTATCTACGAAGGGCATCCTAATCTCAAGCGTTTGTTAATGCCTGAAGATTGGATAGGTTGGCCTTTACGGAAAGATTATATTTCTCCCGATTTTTACGAACTCCAAGACGCATATTAA
- a CDS encoding transglycosylase domain-containing protein, with translation MSSTTIKRKTKDQKPSTPSNFVKGVAKVAGGTFLGLTLLTTSAIAGGIVGLAISFRNLPDVRVLNNYVPSQTSYIYDVKGLLLTTFHGEEHRTNVPLEEISPQLKRAVMAIEDSNFYTHKGISPNGIARAVVVNFQSGSVVEGASTLTMQLVKNVFLSHQRTFSRKLAEAVLALRVEQVFGKDDILEMYLNNIYWGHNNYGAETAAQSYFNKSAKDLTLAEGAMMAGIIQAPEVYSPFADYPLAKERQAIVLNRMVDIGWISKEEADKAKNAPVLIGKRRAWQTSKLPYVTDAVKEELIQRFGMDTVTKGGINVQTTIDYKLQTEAEEIVKRAHRNLRGSGVRADQVALVAIDPRTHFVKAVVGGIDYEKSQFNRVLQSRRQPGSAFKPFVYYTAFASGKYTPYSSVPNYTRGFREGGGYYRPQNYGGGQGGGSVSITHALATSLNIPAVVLGQRVGLDKVIEVCRTLGIESPLQPVVSLPLGPIGVTPMEMAKAYATFASNGWQSDTTMIMQVTDSLGNLMLDNTPKPQLVLNEWATASLTSTLQNVINGGTASSANIGRPAAGKTGTTSGERDVWFVGYVPQLSTAVWIGNDDYNRSLGRGVTGGGYAAPIWRQFMSKALQNEPVKYFPAASQFTKPKP, from the coding sequence GTGTCATCAACCACCATTAAACGAAAAACTAAGGATCAAAAACCTTCTACTCCCTCCAATTTTGTCAAAGGGGTAGCAAAAGTAGCTGGAGGAACATTTCTCGGCTTAACTTTATTAACTACATCAGCAATAGCAGGAGGAATCGTTGGTTTAGCTATTAGTTTTCGCAATTTGCCTGATGTAAGAGTATTAAATAATTATGTTCCTTCTCAAACAAGCTACATTTATGATGTGAAAGGTTTGTTATTAACCACTTTTCATGGAGAAGAACATAGGACTAATGTACCACTAGAAGAAATATCGCCACAACTAAAAAGAGCAGTGATGGCGATCGAAGATAGTAATTTTTATACCCATAAAGGAATTAGTCCTAATGGTATTGCTAGGGCAGTAGTTGTTAACTTTCAAAGTGGTTCAGTGGTAGAAGGTGCTTCTACCTTAACCATGCAATTAGTTAAAAATGTTTTTCTTTCTCATCAACGAACTTTTTCTCGAAAATTAGCAGAAGCGGTTTTAGCATTACGAGTAGAACAAGTGTTTGGTAAGGATGATATTTTAGAAATGTATCTGAATAATATTTATTGGGGTCATAATAATTATGGTGCAGAAACCGCAGCACAAAGTTATTTTAATAAATCCGCAAAGGATTTGACTTTAGCAGAAGGAGCGATGATGGCAGGAATAATTCAAGCTCCAGAAGTCTATAGTCCATTTGCTGATTATCCCTTAGCTAAAGAAAGACAAGCTATAGTACTTAATCGGATGGTTGACATCGGTTGGATTAGTAAAGAAGAAGCAGATAAAGCGAAAAATGCACCCGTACTCATAGGCAAAAGAAGGGCATGGCAAACAAGTAAGTTACCCTATGTTACGGATGCGGTGAAAGAAGAATTAATTCAGCGTTTTGGGATGGATACTGTCACTAAAGGAGGCATTAATGTTCAAACAACGATTGACTATAAATTACAAACCGAAGCAGAAGAAATTGTTAAAAGAGCCCATCGTAATCTAAGAGGTTCAGGAGTTAGAGCCGATCAGGTGGCATTAGTAGCAATCGATCCTCGCACTCATTTCGTTAAAGCAGTAGTAGGAGGAATTGATTATGAAAAAAGTCAATTTAACAGAGTATTACAATCTCGTCGGCAACCCGGTTCAGCCTTTAAACCTTTTGTTTATTATACAGCATTTGCTTCAGGTAAATATACACCTTATTCTAGTGTTCCTAATTATACCAGAGGTTTTCGAGAAGGAGGTGGTTATTATCGTCCGCAAAACTATGGCGGTGGGCAAGGTGGAGGAAGCGTTAGTATTACCCATGCCTTAGCTACATCCCTTAATATTCCAGCAGTAGTTTTAGGGCAGAGAGTCGGTTTAGATAAAGTCATCGAAGTTTGTCGTACTCTAGGTATTGAGAGTCCTTTACAACCTGTCGTATCTTTACCTTTAGGTCCTATTGGGGTAACACCCATGGAAATGGCGAAAGCTTATGCTACTTTTGCAAGTAATGGTTGGCAATCAGATACAACTATGATCATGCAAGTTACAGATAGTTTAGGAAATCTCATGTTAGATAATACCCCAAAACCTCAATTAGTATTAAATGAGTGGGCAACAGCCTCTTTAACCAGTACTTTACAGAATGTTATTAATGGTGGTACTGCTAGTAGTGCCAATATTGGCAGACCAGCGGCTGGTAAAACAGGTACTACATCAGGAGAAAGAGATGTTTGGTTTGTGGGTTATGTACCTCAACTTTCAACAGCAGTATGGATTGGCAATGATGATTACAATCGTAGTTTGGGTAGGGGGGTAACAGGGGGAGGATATGCCGCACCAATTTGGCGACAGTTTATGAGTAAGGCTTTACAAAATGAGCCTGTTAAATATTTTCCTGCGGCTTCTCAATTTACTAAGCCTAAACCATAA
- a CDS encoding GNAT family N-acetyltransferase, producing the protein MVWLQKLFTKTDNDNNLSDKIYERHWITLDPKIFGQSKIYFSSNQEIDLYELEELCDSVGWARRPLRKVRKALENSYLVSSAWEVKGATTSMIGFARATSDHAFNATIWDVVIHPRFQNKGLGKTFMKYMIKKLRSDDISNVTLFADPHVIDFYKRLGFVLDPEGIKGMFWYPD; encoded by the coding sequence ATGGTTTGGTTACAGAAATTGTTTACAAAAACAGATAACGATAATAATCTCTCTGACAAAATCTATGAGAGACATTGGATTACCCTTGATCCTAAAATATTCGGACAAAGTAAAATATACTTTAGTAGTAATCAAGAAATTGATTTATATGAATTAGAAGAATTGTGCGACTCCGTAGGATGGGCAAGAAGACCTTTACGTAAAGTGAGAAAAGCCCTGGAAAATAGCTACCTAGTTTCTTCAGCATGGGAAGTAAAAGGAGCAACAACATCGATGATCGGATTTGCCCGTGCGACATCAGATCATGCTTTCAATGCTACTATTTGGGATGTAGTGATACACCCTCGTTTCCAAAATAAAGGCTTGGGTAAAACATTTATGAAATATATGATCAAAAAGTTACGTAGTGATGATATTAGTAATGTAACTTTATTTGCTGATCCTCACGTTATCGATTTTTATAAGCGATTGGGTTTTGTTTTAGATCCTGAAGGAATAAAGGGGATGTTTTGGTATCCTGATTAA
- a CDS encoding YciI family protein: MLWFVKIEKGIVSKENFDQYVDDHIAYVKQLITNGHEAKTGYWAELGGGMMIFKANSRDEAESIIRNDPLVKNNCVEYELHQWQIVV, encoded by the coding sequence ATGCTTTGGTTTGTCAAAATTGAAAAAGGGATTGTTTCTAAAGAAAATTTTGATCAATACGTTGATGATCATATTGCCTATGTTAAACAACTAATTACTAATGGTCACGAGGCAAAAACCGGTTATTGGGCAGAATTAGGAGGAGGAATGATGATTTTTAAAGCCAATTCAAGGGATGAAGCGGAATCAATTATCAGAAATGATCCTCTTGTTAAAAATAATTGTGTTGAGTATGAATTACATCAATGGCAAATTGTTGTCTAA
- a CDS encoding cation:proton antiporter has translation MIFSLILRLTIWFLLTSDLSILNIIIGIAIAVLLPRSQVEKESIKEWIKVLGKLLIAIPQAYYEAIEIMIFPHPYEGLTLERVKPKRSRNLIFLDIFLITFTPKTIVLKYYKQGLFQIHRILRKKNS, from the coding sequence ATGATTTTTTCTCTAATCTTAAGACTAACTATTTGGTTTCTTCTCACTTCTGATTTAAGTATTTTGAATATTATTATTGGTATAGCTATTGCTGTTTTATTACCCCGTAGTCAAGTAGAAAAAGAATCAATCAAAGAATGGATAAAAGTCTTAGGAAAATTATTAATTGCTATCCCTCAAGCCTATTATGAAGCTATAGAAATAATGATTTTCCCTCATCCCTATGAAGGCTTAACTTTAGAAAGAGTCAAACCAAAACGTTCTAGAAATTTAATTTTTTTAGACATATTTTTAATTACCTTTACACCTAAAACTATTGTTTTAAAATATTACAAACAAGGATTATTTCAAATTCATAGAATTTTAAGAAAGAAAAACTCATGA